In one Arachis duranensis cultivar V14167 chromosome 9, aradu.V14167.gnm2.J7QH, whole genome shotgun sequence genomic region, the following are encoded:
- the LOC107465761 gene encoding uncharacterized protein LOC107465761: MLAKIAYDDLSSILTQKCSAIIQKGLPPKLKDPGNFLIPCTIVNMAIDKSLCDLETSINLMPLTMMKKMIIEELKPTRMSLQLADRSIKIPNGVVKNLLVKVGNFIFPADFVVLDMDEEKNNSIILGRPFLATARTIIDVEKGEMIFRVHDEQMTINVFKAMQYPAKKETCMRIDVVDSLVEEVFEVNHQVNQEEDQDIQEQEVEEMQVLGEPSATKKEEAPQQELKPLPPHLKYAFLGEKDNFPVIINSTLSAEEEEKLL; encoded by the coding sequence atgcttgcaAAGAtagcatatgatgacttgtcatcaattcTTACTCAAAAGTGCAGTGCCATTATTCAAAAGGGACTTCCACCAAAGCTCAAAGATCCAGGCAACTTCCTCATACCATGCACAATTGTGAACATGGCCATTGACAAATCACTATGTGACTTGGAaacaagcatcaacttaatgcctcttACCATGATGAAGAAAATGATAATAGAAGAGCTTAAACCCACAAGGATGTCACTCCAGCTTGCTGACAGATCCATCAAAATACCAAATGGAGTAGTAAAAAATCTCTTGGTGAAAGTAGGAAATTTTATATTCCCAGCCGACTTTGTGGTCCTAGATATGGATGAAGAGAAGAATAATTCAATTattcttggtagaccctttttggccactgctagaacAATCATTGACGTGGAAAAGGGGGAGATGATCTTCAGAGTACATGATGAGCAAATGACCATAAATGTCTTCAAGGCAATGCAATACCCTGCTAAAAAAGAGACTTGTATGAGGATTGATGTGGTAGATTCCTTGGTTGAAGAAGTATTTGAAGTAAACCATCAAGTGAATCAGGAGGAAGACCAAGACATACAAGAGCAAGAGGTGGAAGAAATGCAAGTACTAGGAGAACCAAGTGCAACTAAGAAAGAAGAGGCACCACAACAAGAGTTGAAACCACTACCCCCTCATCttaaatatgcattccttggtGAGAAGGACAAtttcccagtgatcatcaactcTACATTGAgtgcagaggaagaagaaaaactcCTGTAG